Proteins encoded together in one Micromonospora kangleipakensis window:
- a CDS encoding barstar family protein has translation MREAAEVVELRRLWWGGMTNNWWNASTDQLTVCSRSALVEVAAVLPAPGRIVVARIDGTRMTDADHAFYEFSDALLFPGYFGWNWNALSDCLRDLSWLPADGYLIVIENAPRLLSSDAEDQHTLFRILSRAVHHWASPLGQPDGKGVPLKVLLLCDRDEEAALLRQEIASAVRNMR, from the coding sequence GTGCGCGAGGCCGCTGAGGTCGTGGAACTACGTCGACTGTGGTGGGGCGGAATGACTAACAACTGGTGGAACGCCTCCACGGATCAGCTCACGGTCTGCTCGCGCAGTGCCCTCGTGGAGGTGGCGGCGGTGCTACCGGCACCGGGCAGGATCGTCGTTGCCCGGATTGACGGAACGAGGATGACCGATGCGGACCACGCCTTCTACGAGTTCTCCGACGCGCTGCTCTTTCCCGGCTACTTCGGCTGGAACTGGAACGCGTTGTCCGACTGCCTCCGTGATCTGAGTTGGTTGCCTGCGGACGGCTATCTGATCGTTATCGAGAACGCGCCCCGGTTGCTGTCGAGTGATGCTGAGGATCAACACACGCTGTTTCGGATCCTTTCTCGGGCCGTCCATCACTGGGCGAGCCCACTCGGCCAGCCGGACGGCAAGGGTGTCCCGCTCAAGGTGCTGCTTCTGTGCGACCGCGACGAGGAGGCGGCGCTGTTGCGGCAGGAGATCGCCAGCGCAGTCCGTAACATGCGGTGA